A genomic stretch from Dissulfurispira thermophila includes:
- a CDS encoding helix-turn-helix domain-containing protein, translating into MYKWQQVRVLRQKGETIKGIARQLKLSRNTVRKYLRKDEPPQFKARQYERLLDPYEEVIKEMLKRASLARGYTMSSRNRATEALFALCIVICQG; encoded by the coding sequence ATGTATAAGTGGCAGCAGGTAAGGGTATTAAGGCAGAAGGGTGAGACCATTAAGGGGATAGCGAGGCAGTTGAAGCTATCGAGGAACACGGTGAGGAAGTATCTGAGGAAGGATGAACCTCCGCAATTCAAAGCAAGGCAGTATGAAAGGCTACTTGACCCTTATGAGGAAGTGATAAAGGAGATGCTCAAAAGGGCTTCATTGGCACGAGGATATACAATGAGCTCAAGGAACAGGGCTACGGAGGCTCTCTTTGCTCTGTGCATCGTTATCTGTCAGGGATAA
- a CDS encoding transposase yields the protein MGELGNPSNFKSPKQIIKYAGYDPRENDSGQSIGRKRISKKGRWMLRKYLYFMSMRAIHRSKFFSEYYYSKLKSSNRFGQPLKKKKRYVRWP from the coding sequence TTGGGAGAACTGGGGAATCCTTCTAACTTTAAGAGCCCTAAACAGATAATCAAATACGCTGGATATGATCCTCGGGAGAACGATTCTGGACAAAGCATAGGGAGAAAGAGGATATCAAAGAAGGGGCGCTGGATGCTGAGGAAATATCTCTATTTTATGAGCATGAGAGCTATACATCGGAGCAAGTTTTTCAGTGAATATTATTATAGCAAGTTAAAGAGCAGCAATCGATTTGGGCAGCCATTAAAGAAAAAGAAGCGATATGTGCGGTGGCCATAA
- a CDS encoding IS110 family transposase, with protein sequence MHGKNYNKQIAKRQRVKRTTLVIGMDIGNEFNAMCLMNKDGEVLGKYSRIYNSRKGFNFFSKIIEAMKKKKGFKDVLIGMEPTGHYWRKIAYFGKDKGYEVRFVRTTALRHQRELDESSSAKSDIRDAVTIANITREGKYIDTVIEDGVFRQLRTLAHVWNGYRDTTQVQSMH encoded by the coding sequence ATGCATGGGAAAAATTATAACAAGCAGATAGCAAAGCGTCAAAGAGTAAAGAGGACGACACTGGTGATTGGGATGGACATAGGGAACGAATTTAATGCAATGTGTCTGATGAACAAAGACGGAGAGGTATTGGGCAAGTATTCCCGTATATACAACAGCAGGAAAGGTTTTAACTTTTTCTCAAAGATAATAGAAGCGATGAAAAAGAAAAAAGGATTCAAGGATGTGTTAATAGGCATGGAGCCGACAGGACATTATTGGAGGAAGATAGCTTATTTTGGTAAAGACAAGGGGTATGAAGTTAGGTTTGTCAGGACAACGGCGTTAAGACATCAAAGAGAGCTTGACGAAAGTTCCTCGGCCAAGAGCGACATCAGGGATGCGGTAACAATAGCCAACATAACGAGAGAGGGCAAGTATATAGACACCGTTATAGAAGACGGCGTATTTAGGCAACTAAGGACATTAGCCCATGTATGGAACGGATACAGAGATACAACACAGGTTCAAAGCATGCATTGA